In Archocentrus centrarchus isolate MPI-CPG fArcCen1 chromosome 1, fArcCen1, whole genome shotgun sequence, the following proteins share a genomic window:
- the LOC115779466 gene encoding transcription factor jun-B-like isoform X1, translating to MSTIMEQPFYDDSFLSAYGHPGAALQDYKLLKQNMNLNFSDTYRNSNFKSQHLRADSDFYPGGTAEVGSLKLASPELERLIVQSSNGVITTPTPTQYLYNRGITEEQEGFAEGFVKALDDLHKMNQMAPPNVSIGTGGVACSAPASVFGSSMQPEPLEYTTLSSCTTNPSLTSAASYPSTTISYLPHHQYHQHPQAVAHGSHHFQHPLAGAGIHSQRFGGLKEEPQTVPDMQSSDNSSPPMSPVDLENQERMKAERKRLRNRLAASKCRRRKLERIARLEDKVKVLKTDNAGLSNTASMLREQVAQLKQKVMTHVSSGCQLMLAPKVKSY from the coding sequence ATGTCCACAATAATGGAACAGCCTTTTTATGACGACTCGTTTCTCTCTGCTTATGGCCATCCAGGCGCAGCACTGCAGGACTACAAGCTGCTTAAGCAGAATATGAACTTGAACTTCTCCGATACATATCGGAACTCAAACTTCAAGTCACAGCACCTGCGCGCCGACAGTGATTTCTATCCAGGGGGGACGGCAGAAGTGGGCTCCCTGAAGCTCGCCTCTCCTGAACTAGAGCGACTGATCGTCCAGAGCAGCAACGGGGTCATCACTACGCCGACACCTACACAGTACCTTTACAACCGCGGGATCACGGAGGAGCAGGAGGGTTTTGCTGAAGGTTTTGTTAAAGCGTTGGACGACTTACACAAGATGAACCAGATGGCTCCTCCAAACGTGTCCATCGGCACCGGCGGGGTTGCCTGCTCGGCTCCAGCCTCGGTGTTTGGCTCATCCATGCAGCCAGAGCCGCTCGAGTACACAACCCTGAGCAGCTGCACCACGAACCCCAGCCTAACCTCTGCAGCCAGCTATCCCTCCACGACCATCAGTTACCTGCCGCATCACCAGTACCACCAGCATCCTCAAGCCGTTGCGCACGGATCCCACCATTTCCAGCACCCCCTCGCCGGGGCCGGCATCCACTCGCAGCGCTTCGGGGGTCTCAAAGAGGAGCCTCAGACAGTCCCCGACATGCAGAGCAGCGACAACAGCTCCCCACCCATGTCTCCTGTTGATTTGGAGAATCAGGAGCGGATGAAAGCGGAGCGTAAGCGGCTGAGGAACCGGCTCGCAGCTTCGAAGTGTCGGAGGCGCAAACTGGAGCGCATCGCCCGTCTGGAAGACAAGGTTAAAGTGCTGAAAACTGACAACGCTGGACTGTCAAACACAGCGTCCATGCTGCGGGAACAGGTGGCCCAACTCAAACAGAAAGTCATGACGCACGTGAGCAGTGGCTGCCAGCTCATGTTAGCGCCCAAAGTGAAGTCTTATTGA
- the LOC115779466 gene encoding transcription factor jun-B-like isoform X2 has protein sequence MNLNFSDTYRNSNFKSQHLRADSDFYPGGTAEVGSLKLASPELERLIVQSSNGVITTPTPTQYLYNRGITEEQEGFAEGFVKALDDLHKMNQMAPPNVSIGTGGVACSAPASVFGSSMQPEPLEYTTLSSCTTNPSLTSAASYPSTTISYLPHHQYHQHPQAVAHGSHHFQHPLAGAGIHSQRFGGLKEEPQTVPDMQSSDNSSPPMSPVDLENQERMKAERKRLRNRLAASKCRRRKLERIARLEDKVKVLKTDNAGLSNTASMLREQVAQLKQKVMTHVSSGCQLMLAPKVKSY, from the coding sequence ATGAACTTGAACTTCTCCGATACATATCGGAACTCAAACTTCAAGTCACAGCACCTGCGCGCCGACAGTGATTTCTATCCAGGGGGGACGGCAGAAGTGGGCTCCCTGAAGCTCGCCTCTCCTGAACTAGAGCGACTGATCGTCCAGAGCAGCAACGGGGTCATCACTACGCCGACACCTACACAGTACCTTTACAACCGCGGGATCACGGAGGAGCAGGAGGGTTTTGCTGAAGGTTTTGTTAAAGCGTTGGACGACTTACACAAGATGAACCAGATGGCTCCTCCAAACGTGTCCATCGGCACCGGCGGGGTTGCCTGCTCGGCTCCAGCCTCGGTGTTTGGCTCATCCATGCAGCCAGAGCCGCTCGAGTACACAACCCTGAGCAGCTGCACCACGAACCCCAGCCTAACCTCTGCAGCCAGCTATCCCTCCACGACCATCAGTTACCTGCCGCATCACCAGTACCACCAGCATCCTCAAGCCGTTGCGCACGGATCCCACCATTTCCAGCACCCCCTCGCCGGGGCCGGCATCCACTCGCAGCGCTTCGGGGGTCTCAAAGAGGAGCCTCAGACAGTCCCCGACATGCAGAGCAGCGACAACAGCTCCCCACCCATGTCTCCTGTTGATTTGGAGAATCAGGAGCGGATGAAAGCGGAGCGTAAGCGGCTGAGGAACCGGCTCGCAGCTTCGAAGTGTCGGAGGCGCAAACTGGAGCGCATCGCCCGTCTGGAAGACAAGGTTAAAGTGCTGAAAACTGACAACGCTGGACTGTCAAACACAGCGTCCATGCTGCGGGAACAGGTGGCCCAACTCAAACAGAAAGTCATGACGCACGTGAGCAGTGGCTGCCAGCTCATGTTAGCGCCCAAAGTGAAGTCTTATTGA